A genomic stretch from Corynebacterium terpenotabidum Y-11 includes:
- a CDS encoding dipeptidase, with amino-acid sequence MTDSSTPNSPTPENARAALTAQMPFVKDALTELVAFRSVHSTPGLEQDNADAAAWVVNAFRTVGVPVEPHVTSDGSTAVIGLREPAAGYPTILLYSHFDVQPASDVENWTSSPWELTERDGRWYGRGAADCKGHVVMHLAVLRALGELTATYPDLAKVGVRVVVEGSEERGGYGLEDLLASSPDLFAADVFLIADSGNDAIGVPAIGTALRGTAPVTVTVETLNQPMHSGQYGGAAPDALLSLIKLLATLHDDDGLVAVDGLDSDARWEGRGPDAATFRADAGVLDGVDILGQAQGLNPNDLTVARPSITVTGLDSLSVADAVNAVVARAAAHVSLRVPPGMDATTAQDALVTHLENHVPQHARMSIARDTLASPFLADITGPALARLTRALADAYGAPDTAEIGSGGSIPLCNALLAQFPDAELGLFGIEEPGCRIHSADESVSPSEIAAMGTAELLFLARTAAEVAAKQ; translated from the coding sequence ATGACCGACTCCAGCACCCCCAACTCCCCCACCCCGGAGAACGCCCGCGCCGCCCTCACCGCGCAGATGCCCTTCGTCAAGGACGCTCTCACCGAGCTCGTCGCCTTCCGCTCCGTCCACTCGACCCCAGGCCTGGAGCAGGACAACGCCGACGCCGCCGCCTGGGTTGTCAACGCCTTCCGCACCGTCGGCGTCCCGGTCGAACCCCATGTGACCAGTGACGGATCCACCGCCGTCATCGGTCTGCGCGAACCCGCCGCGGGCTACCCCACCATCCTCCTCTACTCCCACTTCGACGTGCAGCCCGCCTCCGATGTGGAGAACTGGACCTCCTCACCCTGGGAGCTCACCGAACGTGACGGCCGCTGGTACGGCCGCGGGGCAGCGGACTGCAAGGGCCACGTCGTCATGCACCTCGCCGTCCTGCGGGCGCTCGGTGAGCTCACCGCAACGTACCCAGACCTGGCGAAGGTCGGCGTCCGCGTCGTCGTCGAAGGCTCCGAGGAGCGCGGCGGCTACGGGCTGGAGGACCTGCTGGCATCCTCTCCCGACCTGTTCGCCGCCGACGTCTTCCTCATCGCCGACTCCGGCAATGACGCCATCGGCGTCCCCGCCATCGGCACCGCCCTGCGCGGCACCGCTCCAGTCACCGTCACCGTCGAGACTCTCAACCAGCCCATGCACTCCGGTCAGTACGGCGGCGCCGCGCCCGACGCCCTGCTGTCACTGATCAAGCTGCTGGCCACCCTCCACGACGACGACGGCCTCGTCGCCGTCGACGGCCTCGATTCCGACGCCCGGTGGGAGGGCCGCGGCCCGGACGCCGCAACGTTCCGTGCCGATGCCGGCGTCCTCGACGGGGTGGACATCCTCGGTCAGGCGCAGGGCCTGAACCCCAACGACCTCACCGTCGCCCGGCCGTCGATCACCGTCACCGGACTGGATTCACTGTCCGTCGCCGACGCCGTCAACGCCGTCGTCGCCCGGGCGGCCGCCCACGTCAGCCTGCGCGTCCCGCCGGGAATGGACGCGACGACGGCGCAGGACGCCCTGGTCACCCACCTCGAGAACCACGTGCCGCAGCACGCACGGATGAGTATCGCGCGCGACACCCTGGCGTCCCCCTTCCTCGCCGACATCACCGGCCCCGCACTGGCCCGGCTCACCCGCGCCCTGGCGGACGCCTACGGGGCGCCCGACACCGCCGAGATCGGTTCCGGCGGATCGATCCCGCTGTGCAACGCCCTGCTGGCCCAGTTCCCGGACGCCGAGCTCGGCCTGTTCGGCATCGAGGAACCCGGCTGCCGTATCCACTCTGCGGACGAGTCTGTCTCACCTTCCGAGATTGCCGCGATGGGCACCGCCGAACTCCTGTTCCTCGCCCGGACAGCGGCGGAAGTTGCTGCCAAACAGTGA